The proteins below are encoded in one region of Juglans microcarpa x Juglans regia isolate MS1-56 chromosome 4D, Jm3101_v1.0, whole genome shotgun sequence:
- the LOC121259415 gene encoding uncharacterized protein LOC121259415: protein MAASVDDTPSPAHLNQEGTSFMGSSPAFSPSSDKRFWSALRSRIDTLLEHRQSRIPGEPSVSTQLISRGSDRAKRMKEDSLLLMRGFDSVANTLSLLSNNIDNALQGARDLAKPPTLTEIFQSNLNNSDGKEDDSEKEQKEAELKKGLKRKFDQSHASEDKEDESQKANDEQTLKDGKLNRAKNLAVSMATKAASLARELKSIKSDLCFMQERCALLEEENRRLRDGFAKGIRPDEDDLVRLQLEALLAEKSRLANENANLVRENQCLHQLVEYHQITSQDLSASYEQFIQGMCLDFSSPPPPIPEEADDANCEVFQTPQAHPFSFCTSLNERYHEE, encoded by the exons atGGCAGCCTCAGTGGATGATACTCCATCACCTGCTCATCTCAACCAG GAGGGCACAAGCTTCATGGGTTCGTCTCCTGCGTTCAGCCCCTCCTCGGATAAGCGCTTCTGGAGCGCATTACGCAGCAGGATCGACACCCTTCTTGAGCATCGTCAAAGCAGAATCCCAGGCGAACCCTCTGTATCCACCCAATTG atttcCAGAGGATCGGACCGAGCTAAGCGAATGAAGGAAGACTCTTTGCTTCTGATGAGAGGGTTTGATTCCGTTGCCAACACTCTCTCCCTGCTATCTAACAATATAGACAATGCACTTCAG GGAGCAAGAGATCTAGCTAAACCACCCACATTGACTGAAATATTTCAAAGCAATCTGAATAACTCAGATGGTAAAGAAGACGATTCAGAAAAGGAACAAAAGGAAGCAGAGCTCAAGAAAGGATTGAAAAGGAAGTTTGACCAAAGTCATGCTTCAGAGGATAAAGAAGATGAATCTCAGAAGGCAAATGATGAGCAAACCCTAAAAGATGGGAAGCTGAACAGAGCCAAAAAT CTCGCAGTTTCAATGGCAACAAAAGCGGCTTCGCTTGCAAGAGAACTCAAGTCAATAAAGTCAGACTTATGTTTTATGCAAGAGCGATGCGCGCTGCTCGAGGAAGAGAACAGGAGGCTCCGTGATGGATTTGCTAAAGGGATAAGACCAGATGAAGATGATCTG GTGAGGCTTCAATTGGAGGCATTGCTGGCGGAGAAATCCAGATTAGCTAATGAAAATGCCAATTTAGTGAGAGAAAATCAGTGCCTTCACCAACTTGTGGAGTACCACCAAATCACCTCCCAAGATCTCTCAGCATCATATGAACAATTTATACAGGGAATGTGCTTAGACTTCTCGTCTCCACCACCACCCATACCAGAGGAGGCAGATGATGCTAATTGTGAAGTTTTTCAAACACCTCAAGCTCATCCTTTTAGCTTCTGCACCTCTCTCAATGAGCGCTATCACGAAGAGTAG